A single region of the Xylanibacillus composti genome encodes:
- a CDS encoding glycosyl hydrolase family 18 protein, with protein MQTVVERWKTLCCLVLIFGLFASSWMTLPGQAASQKDQTTQYRVYQNDVLLKEFAGRNQAIAYAKQFTDSYVEDIETRTWIWSQFPAYRVQVDGTMLPKAYHTRETAVQAARQHQKASVIHLEQAGWIWHNYPRYQVYQGEKTFEAWGFATLSEAKKEANRWSRAHVIDLMTSQWVWDNISDQQEAEMRKGEPIYRVVGPGDTDTDFTYANLRDAVNKARQLDGAKVLHTAQNEQVIYENAKRYAVYQNANLLESFYHIEEASHYAKQWANARVMEDGREIWTNVPYYQVWHDEETRVGHYRTLNEALSVAQSLPQAMLLNRTGKTIWDNSNRLQVWGWNGSSSASLIRQQVSQTIGLDVDSPTWFELADANGTLKDTSSPELVKWLRDQGLEVHPLVHNQFDSKLTSAFLGNAKAQEAFISELVNRCAALGVDGINLDFESLNGSDRARFTAFVTALAEAAHAKGLKLSIDLPRGSIAWNDRTAFDHAALAKVVDTIIIMTYDHHYSGSDVPGSVAGLEWTENGVKEFLSYGIRRDQLVMGIPFYSRLWKLDANGKLVGNRSLLNKDIAPLLASKKTTKTFDSRFGQYRYEYQEDGFTYQFWMEDEETLKARMDIAKKYKLAGVAFWRLGHEPADIWETVVKEK; from the coding sequence ATGCAAACTGTTGTCGAGCGATGGAAGACGCTATGCTGCCTGGTGCTTATCTTTGGACTTTTCGCCTCATCATGGATGACTTTGCCCGGACAAGCAGCCAGCCAAAAAGACCAGACGACCCAGTACAGAGTCTATCAAAACGACGTCTTGTTGAAAGAATTTGCCGGACGCAATCAGGCCATTGCGTATGCCAAGCAGTTTACCGACAGCTATGTCGAAGACATTGAAACCCGCACGTGGATTTGGTCGCAATTCCCGGCATACCGGGTGCAGGTGGATGGCACCATGCTCCCCAAAGCGTATCATACGAGAGAAACCGCTGTCCAAGCAGCCCGGCAGCATCAGAAGGCCAGTGTGATCCATCTGGAGCAAGCCGGGTGGATCTGGCACAATTATCCTCGTTACCAAGTGTATCAAGGAGAGAAAACATTCGAAGCCTGGGGATTTGCAACGCTGTCTGAGGCAAAGAAGGAAGCCAACAGATGGAGCCGGGCGCATGTCATCGATTTAATGACTAGCCAATGGGTTTGGGATAATATCAGCGATCAGCAAGAAGCCGAGATGCGCAAGGGCGAACCGATATACCGCGTTGTCGGTCCTGGCGATACGGACACGGATTTCACTTATGCGAATCTGCGCGATGCGGTGAACAAAGCCCGGCAGCTGGATGGCGCCAAAGTCCTCCATACTGCCCAGAACGAACAAGTTATATACGAGAACGCGAAGCGCTACGCGGTCTACCAAAATGCCAATTTGCTTGAAAGCTTCTATCATATTGAAGAAGCCAGTCACTATGCGAAGCAATGGGCCAACGCGCGCGTCATGGAAGATGGTCGGGAAATCTGGACGAATGTTCCCTATTATCAAGTTTGGCATGACGAGGAAACCAGAGTCGGGCACTACCGCACTTTGAATGAAGCATTGTCGGTCGCGCAGAGCTTGCCGCAAGCGATGCTCCTGAACCGGACGGGCAAGACGATCTGGGACAACTCCAACCGCCTCCAGGTTTGGGGCTGGAACGGAAGCTCATCCGCCTCTCTCATCCGCCAGCAAGTGTCGCAGACAATCGGATTGGATGTGGACTCGCCGACATGGTTTGAGCTTGCCGACGCTAACGGAACGCTGAAGGATACATCAAGTCCGGAGTTGGTAAAGTGGCTGCGCGACCAGGGGCTTGAAGTCCATCCGCTCGTCCATAACCAATTCGATTCCAAGCTAACCAGCGCTTTCTTGGGCAATGCGAAGGCGCAAGAAGCTTTTATCTCGGAACTGGTCAATCGTTGCGCAGCCCTCGGGGTCGACGGCATCAATCTCGACTTTGAATCGCTTAACGGTTCGGATCGAGCTCGATTCACTGCGTTTGTCACCGCACTGGCTGAGGCTGCACATGCCAAGGGGCTAAAGCTGTCCATCGATCTGCCTAGAGGAAGCATCGCCTGGAATGATCGAACAGCGTTTGATCATGCGGCATTGGCCAAGGTAGTCGATACGATCATCATTATGACGTATGATCACCATTACTCCGGCAGCGATGTGCCAGGCTCGGTTGCAGGACTGGAATGGACGGAAAATGGAGTGAAGGAATTTTTGTCCTACGGCATTCGCCGCGACCAGCTGGTAATGGGCATTCCTTTTTACAGCCGCTTGTGGAAGCTTGATGCGAACGGGAAGCTGGTCGGCAATCGCTCCCTGCTCAACAAGGATATTGCCCCGCTGCTGGCATCCAAGAAGACGACAAAAACATTCGATAGCCGCTTTGGACAATATCGCTATGAATATCAGGAAGATGGATTTACGTATCAATTTTGGATGGAAGATGAAGAAACATTGAAAGCGCGTATGGACATTGCGAAGAAATACAAGCTTGCGGGCGTTGCCTTCTGGAGGCTTGGCCATGAGCCTGCTGATATTTGGGAAACAGTTGTAAAGGAGAAATAA
- a CDS encoding glycoside hydrolase family 9 protein, giving the protein MFAGLFANASTAQAAGGYNYAEVLQKSLFFYEAQQSGKLSEQNRVSWRGDSGLNDGADVGHDLTGGWYDAGDHVKFGLPMAATATILAWGLYEYEDAYIQTGQLDEMLFNLRWVNDYFIKAHTGPKEFYGQVGEGDEDHKWWGPAEVMQMERPSFKIDASCPGSDLAGETAAAMAASSLVFRAYDPAYADELLTHARQLYSFADTYRGAYSDCITDARNFYRSWSGYHDELTWGAVWLYLATGEQAYLDKAIASTDDWGTEGQTPYWGYKWTHAWDDKRYGAQLLLAKLTEDPRFIVSTERNLDYWTSGTAETGERITYTPGGLAWLDSWGALRYAANASFLAFVYSDWLESRDPVKAKKYRDFAISQINYMLGDNPRNSSYVVGFGTNPPQRPHHRTAHGSWADSQNVPADHRHVLYGALVGGPNASDAYVDEIGNYVTNEVATDYNAGFTSAIAKMYLLFGGQPLSNFPVPETPTEDEFFVEASVNSSGATYTEIKALLNNRSGWPARMGDKLSFNYYVDLSEVYAAGYTVNDIRVAAGGYNQGGVVSPLIAHDEANHIYYTNIDFTGVKIYPGGQSQHRKEIQFRISAPVNTTFWDPTNDYSYQGLRAGSTAAKTPYIPVYDDGQLVFGTEPAAGEPVVPAVPAGLTATAGDGQVTLSWNASSGAASYIVKRATTSGGPYATLATLSGTAYTDASVANGTTYYYVVAASNSVGTSANSAEASATPQESTEEVPAAPTGLTATAGDGQVTLSWNSSSGASGYAVKRATTSGGPYATVATLSGTAYTDTSVTNGTTYYYVVTASNSAGESSPSAAASATPQGGTTPSALVVQYRAADTNAADNQIKPHFNIKNNGTTAVALSNLKLRYYFSKDGSEAMNAWIDWAQIGSSNIQTTFTDTYVELTFTAGAGSIAPGGQTGDIQLRMAKANWSNFDETNDYSYDPTKTAYADWERVTLYLNDALVWGIEP; this is encoded by the coding sequence ATGTTCGCTGGTTTATTCGCCAACGCATCAACCGCGCAGGCGGCGGGCGGTTACAATTATGCCGAAGTTTTGCAGAAATCACTGTTCTTTTATGAAGCTCAGCAATCGGGCAAGCTGTCTGAGCAAAATCGTGTTTCCTGGCGCGGGGATTCCGGCTTGAACGATGGTGCGGATGTCGGGCACGACTTGACCGGAGGATGGTACGACGCGGGCGACCATGTGAAATTCGGTCTGCCGATGGCGGCCACGGCCACAATCTTGGCATGGGGGCTGTATGAGTACGAGGATGCCTATATCCAGACGGGTCAGCTGGATGAAATGCTCTTTAATCTTCGGTGGGTTAACGATTACTTCATCAAGGCGCATACAGGACCGAAAGAATTTTACGGGCAAGTCGGCGAAGGCGATGAAGACCATAAGTGGTGGGGGCCTGCGGAAGTCATGCAAATGGAAAGACCTTCCTTCAAAATCGATGCCAGTTGTCCCGGCTCCGATTTGGCGGGAGAAACAGCAGCTGCGATGGCAGCGTCCTCGCTGGTGTTCCGGGCTTATGACCCTGCTTATGCGGATGAGCTGCTGACGCATGCCAGACAGCTTTACAGCTTTGCGGACACCTATCGCGGTGCGTATTCGGACTGCATCACGGATGCCAGAAATTTCTACCGTTCCTGGAGCGGCTACCATGACGAATTAACATGGGGCGCTGTCTGGCTCTATCTGGCGACCGGCGAGCAAGCCTATCTGGATAAGGCTATCGCGTCAACAGATGATTGGGGAACCGAGGGGCAAACGCCTTACTGGGGATACAAGTGGACGCATGCCTGGGACGACAAGCGTTACGGTGCCCAGCTCCTGCTGGCGAAATTGACGGAGGATCCCCGTTTTATCGTATCCACCGAGCGGAACCTGGACTACTGGACCAGCGGAACGGCGGAAACCGGGGAACGGATTACGTACACACCGGGCGGGCTAGCTTGGCTGGATTCTTGGGGAGCGCTGCGCTATGCGGCGAATGCCTCGTTCCTGGCCTTCGTCTACTCCGATTGGCTGGAAAGCCGGGATCCGGTGAAAGCGAAGAAATACCGCGATTTTGCGATTAGCCAAATCAATTACATGCTAGGCGACAACCCGCGTAACAGCAGTTACGTGGTCGGGTTCGGAACCAACCCGCCGCAAAGACCGCATCATCGCACAGCACATGGCTCTTGGGCAGACAGTCAGAACGTGCCGGCAGATCATCGTCATGTGTTATATGGTGCGCTTGTAGGCGGTCCGAATGCAAGTGATGCGTACGTAGATGAGATCGGCAACTACGTGACCAACGAGGTGGCCACGGACTACAATGCCGGCTTTACGAGCGCGATTGCCAAGATGTACCTGCTTTTCGGCGGACAGCCGCTCAGCAATTTCCCTGTGCCGGAAACGCCGACTGAGGACGAGTTTTTTGTAGAGGCGTCTGTGAACAGCAGCGGCGCAACTTATACGGAAATCAAGGCGCTGCTCAACAATCGTTCCGGATGGCCGGCAAGAATGGGCGACAAGCTTTCGTTCAACTATTATGTGGATTTGTCCGAAGTATACGCTGCGGGCTATACCGTCAATGACATTAGAGTAGCTGCTGGCGGCTACAACCAAGGAGGGGTCGTATCTCCGTTGATTGCCCATGATGAAGCCAATCATATTTACTATACGAACATTGATTTTACAGGTGTGAAAATTTATCCGGGCGGTCAATCCCAGCATCGAAAAGAAATCCAATTCCGTATCAGTGCTCCTGTGAATACGACGTTCTGGGATCCAACCAACGACTATTCGTATCAAGGGCTGAGAGCGGGCAGCACTGCTGCCAAGACACCGTATATTCCTGTGTACGATGACGGTCAATTAGTATTCGGCACGGAGCCGGCAGCAGGCGAGCCGGTTGTTCCGGCAGTGCCCGCCGGACTGACAGCAACGGCCGGAGACGGACAAGTGACGCTGAGCTGGAACGCCTCAAGCGGAGCGGCCAGCTATATCGTGAAGCGGGCGACGACAAGCGGCGGCCCGTATGCGACCTTGGCGACGTTGAGCGGAACAGCTTATACGGATGCAAGCGTGGCGAACGGCACGACGTACTATTATGTAGTGGCTGCGTCCAACAGTGTTGGCACGAGTGCGAACTCTGCCGAGGCGAGTGCTACTCCGCAGGAGAGTACAGAAGAGGTGCCGGCAGCGCCGACCGGTTTGACGGCAACGGCTGGGGACGGACAAGTGACACTGAGCTGGAATTCCTCAAGCGGAGCATCCGGCTATGCTGTGAAGCGGGCGACAACAAGCGGCGGCCCGTATGCGACAGTGGCGACATTGAGCGGCACGGCCTATACGGACACGAGTGTGACGAACGGCACAACTTATTATTATGTTGTGACCGCGTCGAACAGCGCCGGTGAAAGCAGCCCGTCTGCAGCAGCAAGTGCGACGCCGCAAGGCGGCACGACGCCATCAGCGCTGGTAGTGCAATATAGAGCGGCGGATACGAATGCTGCCGACAATCAGATCAAGCCGCATTTTAATATTAAGAATAATGGAACGACAGCAGTTGCGCTGAGCAACCTGAAACTGCGCTACTACTTCTCCAAGGACGGCAGCGAGGCAATGAATGCCTGGATCGATTGGGCGCAAATCGGCAGCAGCAACATCCAGACGACCTTTACCGACACCTATGTGGAACTGACCTTTACGGCAGGCGCCGGCTCTATCGCGCCAGGCGGACAGACCGGCGACATCCAGCTGCGGATGGCGAAGGCCAACTGGAGCAACTTTGACGAGACGAACGATTATTCCTACGATCCAACGAAAACTGCGTACGCAGATTGGGAGCGCGTCACGCTGTACTTGAACGACGCATTGGTTTGGGGCATAGAGCCATAA
- a CDS encoding cellulose binding domain-containing protein, whose translation MKAMRSKWMAYVLTFAIACSTMWTGGQQEAQAAQSEPYEYNHVVTGAGGGFIPGIIFNPSEKDLIYARTDIGGAYRWDSAASRWIPLTDFVGWDDWNNNGIDALATDPVDPDRVYLAAGTYTNEWTSENGVIMRSTNRGDTWDVVPLPFKVGGNMPGRSMGERLMVDPNDNRILYFGARSGHGLWRSTDFGATWSKVESFPNPGTYVQDPSNSYQADIVGLAWITFDPATGSPGQATQTIYVGVADTEESIYRSTDGGATWQAVPGQPSGFLPHHGVLSSTRQLYITYSDGVGPYDGTKGEVWKLDTATGIWTDISPVPSSSEDNYYGYGGLAVDAQQPDTLMVATLNSWWPDAILFRSTDGGASWTRIWDWDGYPGRTMRYTQDVSAAPWLTFGVYPIPPEITPKLGWMIGDLEIDPFDSDRMMYGTGATLYGTNNLTDWDDGQQIHITVMAAGIEEMYAFDLVSPPAGAHLVSAFADVSGFRHDDLEEPPATIHTSPTYASSTSIDFAELTPNFMVRTGSANKSENPNAKAVGFSYDGGGNWFAGSSEPPGSDGEVAVSADGTSVVWVTGGGDVYVTKNNGGSWTQSSGIPKGAHVTSDRVNPQVFYGYAAGSIYISRDGGSSFSATAASGLPVSGSADLRAVPGREGDIWFAGGDEAGGPYGLWHSTDFGESFAKLANVEEADGVGFGKPAPGQAYPALYIIAQIDGERGFFRSDDVGASWVRINDDRHQYARVTTISGDPRIYGRVYVGTNGRGIVYGDPAHVEGPGEGPGEGPGEQDSTLNITAATFDKRAGSSSAIEVNMHLNGNSLLAITKNGAALIEGEAYALSGNTVIFDQTYLAGLPNGSHSFVFEFSAGAHAVFTVNVVDTTPSQPAGDLAVQYRVGDASASDNVMKPLLQIENNGTAQVHLSDLTIRYYFANDKQQNVFCDWAQLGCANIRTNLVELPIAANDATHYLEIGFNGGSLAPGATTGELQLRIHNQDWSNIDESDDYSYNAQQTSYADWERATLYEGGNLIWGIEP comes from the coding sequence ATGAAAGCGATGAGAAGCAAATGGATGGCATATGTTCTAACGTTCGCCATCGCATGCAGCACGATGTGGACAGGCGGACAGCAGGAAGCGCAGGCAGCTCAGAGCGAGCCGTATGAATACAATCATGTCGTTACCGGGGCAGGCGGCGGTTTTATTCCCGGTATCATCTTCAATCCTAGTGAGAAGGACTTGATTTACGCTCGTACGGATATCGGCGGCGCTTACCGCTGGGATTCGGCAGCGAGCAGATGGATTCCACTAACCGATTTTGTAGGCTGGGATGACTGGAATAACAACGGGATCGATGCATTGGCGACAGATCCGGTTGATCCGGATCGCGTATACCTCGCTGCAGGCACTTACACGAATGAGTGGACTTCAGAGAATGGCGTCATCATGCGTTCGACGAATCGCGGGGATACGTGGGACGTGGTTCCGCTTCCTTTCAAGGTAGGGGGGAATATGCCAGGCCGTTCCATGGGAGAGCGCTTGATGGTAGATCCGAACGATAATCGGATTCTCTATTTCGGAGCCCGCAGCGGGCATGGCTTATGGCGAAGCACGGACTTTGGCGCTACATGGTCCAAGGTTGAGAGCTTTCCTAATCCAGGTACGTACGTGCAGGATCCGTCCAACAGCTATCAGGCTGATATTGTCGGGCTGGCCTGGATAACCTTCGACCCCGCGACAGGATCTCCGGGACAAGCTACCCAAACCATATATGTAGGGGTAGCCGATACGGAAGAAAGCATCTACCGAAGCACGGACGGCGGGGCCACTTGGCAAGCTGTTCCCGGACAGCCGAGCGGGTTCTTGCCGCATCACGGTGTGCTGTCATCCACCAGGCAGCTTTATATTACGTACAGTGATGGCGTCGGGCCTTATGACGGAACAAAAGGAGAAGTATGGAAGCTGGACACAGCAACAGGCATCTGGACAGATATTAGTCCGGTTCCGAGCAGCAGCGAGGACAACTACTACGGTTACGGAGGTCTGGCCGTTGACGCTCAGCAACCGGATACGCTTATGGTCGCCACGTTGAATTCCTGGTGGCCGGACGCTATCTTATTCCGAAGCACGGACGGGGGAGCAAGCTGGACGCGAATCTGGGATTGGGATGGCTATCCAGGCAGAACGATGCGGTACACGCAGGATGTCTCTGCTGCGCCCTGGCTTACCTTCGGGGTTTACCCGATCCCGCCGGAAATCACGCCTAAGCTGGGCTGGATGATTGGGGACTTGGAGATTGATCCTTTTGACTCCGATCGGATGATGTATGGTACCGGGGCAACGCTTTATGGAACCAATAACTTAACGGACTGGGATGACGGTCAGCAAATTCACATTACAGTAATGGCCGCGGGAATCGAGGAAATGTACGCCTTTGATCTTGTCAGTCCGCCGGCAGGCGCACATCTCGTCAGCGCATTCGCTGACGTATCCGGTTTCCGGCATGATGATCTGGAGGAGCCTCCTGCTACGATTCACACTTCGCCGACCTACGCATCCAGTACTAGCATTGACTTTGCTGAGCTTACGCCGAATTTTATGGTGCGAACAGGCAGTGCGAACAAGAGCGAGAATCCGAATGCCAAAGCGGTTGGTTTCAGTTACGACGGCGGAGGGAACTGGTTCGCCGGTTCATCCGAGCCTCCGGGATCGGACGGGGAGGTTGCCGTTTCTGCCGACGGAACATCGGTCGTTTGGGTAACAGGCGGCGGGGATGTTTATGTAACCAAGAACAATGGCGGCAGCTGGACACAAAGCTCGGGTATTCCGAAAGGCGCGCATGTAACCTCGGATCGGGTAAATCCGCAAGTGTTTTATGGTTATGCGGCAGGCAGTATTTATATCAGCAGAGATGGGGGAAGTTCATTTAGCGCCACAGCCGCCAGCGGACTTCCGGTGTCTGGATCCGCTGATCTTCGGGCCGTGCCCGGGCGGGAAGGAGACATCTGGTTTGCAGGCGGCGATGAAGCCGGGGGCCCGTATGGCTTGTGGCATTCTACGGATTTTGGCGAGAGCTTCGCGAAGCTGGCGAACGTAGAAGAAGCAGACGGGGTCGGCTTTGGCAAGCCAGCGCCCGGACAAGCTTATCCGGCATTGTACATCATAGCTCAAATAGATGGTGAGCGCGGATTTTTCCGTTCGGATGATGTCGGGGCATCCTGGGTGAGAATCAACGACGATCGGCATCAGTACGCACGTGTGACTACCATTTCGGGAGATCCCCGAATATATGGCAGGGTTTACGTAGGGACGAATGGCCGCGGCATCGTGTATGGCGATCCCGCACACGTAGAGGGACCGGGAGAAGGACCAGGAGAAGGGCCAGGAGAACAGGACTCCACGCTGAATATAACAGCGGCGACCTTCGATAAACGAGCCGGCAGTTCGTCTGCCATCGAGGTGAACATGCATCTCAACGGCAACTCATTGCTTGCAATTACGAAGAATGGCGCAGCGCTGATTGAAGGAGAGGCTTACGCGCTGTCCGGGAATACGGTGATTTTCGACCAAACCTATCTGGCTGGCTTGCCGAACGGGTCCCATTCGTTCGTATTTGAATTTAGCGCAGGTGCACATGCAGTATTCACCGTGAACGTTGTGGATACGACCCCTTCACAGCCTGCCGGAGATTTGGCAGTGCAATACCGGGTCGGGGACGCGAGCGCTTCGGACAATGTCATGAAGCCGTTGCTGCAGATCGAGAACAACGGTACTGCCCAGGTCCATTTAAGCGACCTGACCATCCGATACTACTTCGCAAACGACAAGCAGCAGAATGTCTTTTGCGATTGGGCGCAGCTCGGCTGCGCCAACATTCGAACAAATCTAGTGGAATTGCCCATTGCGGCTAATGACGCAACCCACTATCTGGAGATCGGCTTCAATGGCGGCAGTCTTGCACCAGGAGCAACGACCGGCGAGCTGCAGCTGCGCATCCACAATCAGGACTGGAGCAACATAGACGAATCGGATGACTATTCATACAACGCGCAGCAAACATCGTACGCTGACTGGGAACGAGCGACCCTTTATGAAGGCGGAAATTTAATTTGGGGAATAGAGCCTTAG
- a CDS encoding cellulase family glycosylhydrolase, giving the protein MKKILSMCIAFIMALTVSIQVLPASTSEAAPKDLVSQNGQLQVVNGQLRNAAGQPFQLVGISSHGLQWFGQYVNEDSMRWLRDDWGINVFRAAMYTAEGGYITNPSVKEKVKEAVEAAIALDLYIVIDWHILQDNNPNQYKEQAKAFFAEMSALYGQYPNVIYEIANEPNGNVTWNNDIKPYAEEVIPVIRANDPDGIVIVGTGTWSQDVHHAADNQLSFSNVMYAAHFYAGTHGQFLRDRIDYALNKGAGIFVSEWGTSDATGGGGVYLTQSQQWIDFMNSRNISWINWSLADKNESSAALRPGASPTGGWTNAQLSTSGQFVREQIRNTLGVGGGGPVIPPAPTGLTASAGNGQVTLSWSGSVGASGYNVKRSTSSGGGYATIASNVNGTSFTDQNVTNGTTYYYVVSAVNSSGQSGNSAQVSATPQANNNGGGTSGDLVVQYRVGDTSATDNQMKPQLNIKNNGNSSVNLSNLKIRYYFTNDSGKTINSFCDWAEVGCSNISVNFVQISGNQYYAEIGFTSGAGSLSAGAQSGQMQLRFHYTDWSNFNESNDYSYGGNQSSWADWDRVTLYQNGSLVWGTTP; this is encoded by the coding sequence ATGAAGAAAATTTTGTCCATGTGTATCGCGTTCATTATGGCTTTGACCGTGTCGATTCAAGTATTACCCGCTTCAACGTCAGAGGCTGCACCGAAGGATCTGGTATCGCAAAACGGGCAATTGCAGGTAGTCAATGGCCAATTGCGAAATGCAGCGGGACAGCCGTTCCAGCTTGTCGGCATTAGCTCGCACGGCTTGCAATGGTTCGGACAGTACGTAAACGAAGACAGCATGAGATGGCTTCGTGACGATTGGGGAATTAATGTGTTCCGTGCTGCCATGTATACGGCAGAGGGCGGGTATATTACAAATCCTTCCGTGAAGGAAAAAGTGAAGGAAGCTGTTGAAGCAGCCATTGCCCTGGATCTTTATATCGTCATTGATTGGCACATTCTTCAGGATAACAATCCGAACCAATATAAAGAACAGGCCAAAGCATTCTTTGCGGAAATGTCTGCATTGTACGGACAATATCCGAACGTGATTTATGAAATTGCGAATGAGCCGAACGGCAACGTCACCTGGAACAATGATATTAAACCGTATGCGGAAGAAGTCATCCCTGTCATTCGGGCCAATGACCCGGACGGCATCGTAATCGTCGGGACCGGTACCTGGAGCCAGGATGTGCATCATGCCGCAGACAATCAGCTGTCCTTCAGCAATGTGATGTACGCGGCGCATTTCTATGCTGGCACGCACGGCCAATTTTTGCGTGACCGCATTGACTATGCGTTGAACAAAGGGGCCGGAATCTTCGTATCAGAATGGGGAACCAGCGATGCTACCGGCGGAGGCGGCGTCTACCTGACACAATCCCAGCAATGGATCGATTTTATGAACAGCCGCAATATTAGCTGGATTAACTGGTCGCTTGCCGACAAGAACGAATCGTCCGCGGCGCTGCGGCCCGGTGCAAGTCCGACTGGCGGTTGGACCAACGCGCAGTTGAGCACCTCCGGGCAATTCGTGCGCGAACAAATCCGCAACACGTTGGGAGTTGGCGGCGGAGGACCCGTCATTCCACCGGCTCCTACAGGGCTTACCGCTTCCGCGGGCAATGGCCAAGTGACACTTTCCTGGTCCGGCTCTGTCGGAGCCAGCGGCTACAACGTAAAACGCTCCACCTCGTCCGGGGGCGGGTATGCGACAATTGCCAGCAATGTGAACGGCACGTCCTTCACGGATCAAAACGTCACAAACGGAACGACGTATTATTATGTTGTAAGCGCTGTCAACAGCTCGGGACAGAGCGGCAATTCGGCGCAAGTGTCGGCCACGCCGCAAGCTAATAACAACGGCGGCGGTACGAGCGGCGATCTTGTTGTGCAATACCGCGTCGGCGACACAAGCGCAACCGACAACCAAATGAAGCCGCAGCTGAATATTAAAAATAATGGAAACAGCTCCGTCAACCTATCGAATCTGAAAATCCGTTATTACTTCACGAATGACAGCGGTAAAACGATCAACAGCTTCTGCGATTGGGCTGAGGTAGGATGCAGCAATATCTCGGTAAACTTTGTCCAAATCTCTGGAAATCAGTACTATGCGGAAATCGGATTCACGTCCGGGGCCGGCAGTTTGAGCGCCGGGGCCCAAAGCGGGCAAATGCAGCTTCGCTTCCATTATACGGACTGGTCGAACTTCAATGAAAGCAACGACTACTCCTATGGCGGCAACCAATCATCATGGGCCGATTGGGATCGGGTAACCCTGTATCAAAACGGCAGCCTGGTATGGGGAACAACCCCTTAA